Genomic window (Desulfurobacteriaceae bacterium):
CAACGCAAATTTCGTTTTCTGCTAGAAACTTTCCTAGAGAAAAGGAAATTCTCTTTCCATAACTTGTTGTTTTCCTTGATCCGACAATAGAAATACAACTACTGCTTTCCAAGTTTCCCTTCACATAAAGAACAATCGGTGGCTGAGAAATTTCTTTTAAAAGCTCAGGATATTTCGGAGAACAAAGAGGAACAATTTCTACTTTCTTTTTTAAAGCCTCTTTCAGTTCTTTTTCAGCCCTTTTTAGTTCCTCTTTAAGTTCTATCTTCTCTTCTTTTATGGCATCTTGAAGATTTTCATAAGATTTAATAAGGTTCAGATATCGTTTAGGACCTATTCCCTTTTTGAAAAAGAGAGCCAAAGAAAAAATTACATCTTCCATTATAGAATCCTTATAGCAGAAAGAATTCTCTTTTTTGTTCTTTCTTTCCTATAGGAAAAGAAAAGGTGGTTATCGCACACTGTACACCCTTTTATGATTTCAACATTTTCTACTCCAAGAGATTTCAGTTGAAAAAGGTTTGCCTTTTTAAGATCAAAAAGATACTTATCACTCCCCTTTTTTGAAAAACACCCTCTATATTCTTTAGGAAAGAGTGTATAGACATCTTCTCCAACTTCATAGCAATTTCTACAGATAGAAATTCCTAAAATCGCTTTCTCAACTTTTGAAAACCTTAAAATATACTTAACAGTATTGAGAACAATTCCTTTTAGCGTTCCCCTCCAGCCTGCATGGACAACTCCAACTATTCCATCTCCAATCAAAAATATCGGCAAACAGTCTGCCGTAAGAACACCTATCCAAAAGTTTTTGCTATTGGTAACTATGGCATCAGCTTCTGGTACTAAGGACTTTGAACTGTCGATAAAAGCAACATTACTTCCGTGGACTTGAATAGGAGTAACTACTGGAAATCCCTTTATTTCCTTTATACTTTTACCATCAACAGGTTTTTGGGAAATGAATATTTCATACTTCATAATGCTATAATTTTAGCATGGCTAGGGTTTCATTAATGGTAAAAGTAGAAAATTTGAAAATTCCTTCTTTCTACAACCGAAAGCCTTCTGAAGCTTTTTATATTTTTAGGGAAAAGCTTTTTGAAGTTATAAAT
Coding sequences:
- a CDS encoding DNA-processing protein DprA, with protein sequence MEDVIFSLALFFKKGIGPKRYLNLIKSYENLQDAIKEEKIELKEELKRAEKELKEALKKKVEIVPLCSPKYPELLKEISQPPIVLYVKGNLESSSCISIVGSRKTTSYGKRISFSLGKFLAENEICVVSGLAYGIDTFSHEGALKGKGKTVAVLGTGVDVIYPRGNYNLAEKILEEGGALVSEFPLGAEPAKENFPRRNRIISGLSYATI
- the pgeF gene encoding peptidoglycan editing factor PgeF; this translates as MKYEIFISQKPVDGKSIKEIKGFPVVTPIQVHGSNVAFIDSSKSLVPEADAIVTNSKNFWIGVLTADCLPIFLIGDGIVGVVHAGWRGTLKGIVLNTVKYILRFSKVEKAILGISICRNCYEVGEDVYTLFPKEYRGCFSKKGSDKYLFDLKKANLFQLKSLGVENVEIIKGCTVCDNHLFFSYRKERTKKRILSAIRIL